TAcgtttgagaaaaaagaaatattttttaggtgAAATCTTTACAGTCAACAAATGTAACGTCTctgaaatagttttatattataattataaaaatctttaataatgagTTCATTCTTATTACAGGGCAACTCGAAAGCACTAATAGAGCATCCACTTTTACCGAAGATCAAAGCGTGCGTCCTAATGATTCCGGAGCACTAAATCCACTGTTACATTTGCAAAGTCTGCAACAAATGCCGCAAACAAGCGGATGCACTGGAGGATACTCTGAAACTATTATGGGAAATTATCGCTATCAACGGCATGATAGATATGACGGATATGACTATCCGTATCCTTCAAGAGATAATTATCATGAAACAACACAACATGAGCATGCAACACAACATGATCATCAGCATTATTGGAATGCTATAATAGGGCAAgtgataatttttctatttatttataaaatgttgaatttcttttgaaatgtaagactatagatttaaatatataaacgcaGTTTAATAGTTATATCCTTTAGTACATTAGTTACGACTTTTATTCtttgtatacaataattttttgatcgaATTAACTGAAATTAGCTGATCTGGTAAacgaaataaacatttaaaaatgttattagtgttcataaaacaattagggtagaaacgaaaaaaaggttaaagtttcaattattacgtgttttaacatttatgagctattaatagtttttctgtGTGGTCTGCGCACATAACTTAAGAGATATAGATATctttaagttaatataatattgactaTTTGACACTTTCAGTTTTCTATTAGCtggaaaattcaattattacgtGTTTTAACAGTTATGTGCTATTTATAGTTTTTCTGTGTGGTCTGCGCACATAACTTAAGAGATATAGATATctttaagttaatataatattgactaTTTGACACTTTCAGTTTTCTATTAGCTGGAAAATTCAAGTTACATGATCGATATCTGAGTCATTTTGAGTAATGTGATGACGGGATTAGTTTTATACTTGTAGTACATTGAAGAATTCGACATGTATTTGTtccaaaaccaaaaaaaatcacaaatttagtcgtaaataattctacaagttacataaatactacacattttgtatatatgtacatgcaGCGaatgtatagatatttttggataaatagtagataaaaataaattcttagaaataatattatttctaagaaataaaaataaatatgttatacgTTTTAGGGAATTCAATAACATGAGAAAGCAGCTAGAAAATATGCCGACGAAAGAAGATTTCATGTAAGCTTTCTGCATatgtattttgataataatattaaagtatatatgtatatgtgtatgtgaataatgaaaatgtcTTATATACGGTACATGCGGTCATAGTCAAAATTAATCcgatactttttatacatcctgtataatataatataaacttttattgttACTGTAATCAGAGTATTCTTTTCGACACTATTGTGTCCTAAACTTGCCGATTAAACAGTATTTTGCAACGTAACATTATTGCACGATAATGACTAAAAGATGAAACTAGGAAGCCTTCATAGatcaaactttatttaaatcatgTATAGAAAtgccctttttctttttatttatgcatttgtGATCGAATACAtagatattaatgttataaaaatactataaatggctagaaaaaatgttaaccgttttaatttttaagatgaggatgttactattattaatactctCTAGGCTATTATACTCTGTTTCAGAACCATCACCCAAAAACTTGATAAACTGTTAAAAAAGCAAAGCAATAAAATGCCAATGAAACCACACTGTATTCCATTAAAATCCGTCAAAGAAGTGCAGAACTTCGACAATATTGACGAAGAACAGTACAACGAAGTGGTAGGTCTTAAagcataatatattacagtAATCATATTATAGTAATGAcatgaatatataaagaatcttTATAGATATTCTAGTGTTTCCCAGAACACAGAattctattttgtttcatatataattttttttccttgtcattgtgtagaaattaaatacattatcatatttacaTTATCCTATACAATGTATTTTAGGTGACATATCTCAAATACTTGGGAGGACAAACTTTGGACGaaagtgtaaaattttgcatgaaacaaataataacggacgaagcattaaataaatattccttaTGGGGCGAAAAGGACCGGAATCTCGAACTTTATAATACTCAGTTATTATATGCAGTATatggtaatatatttttatttataatattattaaaatggcattgaaagaataaaaattgaaaaacaaatcttGTATCActtattacaatattcaacttgttttcaatttatgaaatatttataatcactgGAATATATTCCTTCTTAAcgtttttttgttattattctgTTCATAAATTTAGAAGCGGTAGCAAACAGCCCTTATTTTGCGGTACCTGaccaacaaaaattttatgatgctGTGAAAGAATCCATAAGATTCGCTAAACAACGACTGCGAAATTCTGTTCGTAGACAACCAGGAGAGAAAGGTCGCCGAACAAGGCGGCGCGAGGAAGCAGATGCCATATTTGGCACAAGAAAcagagaagaggaagaagaaataagcaatagagaagaagaagaagaagaaggatgatgatgatgattaGATAGTAATGaccagaaataaaatatttttcaatatatatgcataattttcaattgcaacaatttatttatcctaTCATTTCTTATCCCGATTAATTTcacttaaaagttaaaaaattttttataattattttagtaatacaAGTTTATATTTGCCGATCGgattatattttcgatatttttgctgtgtgtgtgtgtgtatccGTTTGAAACCCTTActcttttcaaacatataaaataataagtaaataaatccttctttttgttatcactagaaagaagaatttacttatttattattttacatatctattatatatatatataatatatatgtcaaataataaataaggaaatttttctttctggtGATAACAAAAAGGaggatttatttacttattattttatatgtttgaaaagagtaagggtgcaaaaaatatatttaaccgTTTTCGACACGCTGTTGAATTTTTGCTGTAATTTATGACTCGGCATGTGTTGTTGGCAACTTGCTGTCATTTTGCTCTTTATGTACAGCGATAAACCATTGCAGCAAACACATAGCAACTTGACAGCAACACATGCTGAATTCATGTGATATCATACCAGAGGCAAATGACTCACACACCTTGTTCTAAATTTGCTGAAAACTAATGCCCTTTGTTTTCGGCAACGTGGCAGCAACAACACAGACAGGTGGCTATCAGGGTATCTATAATCAGtctgtttattaaattattatatagtttaattcctttatttaaaaaaaatatatatatacgttgaCGCCGTTattcgccgccgccgccgataAATTATCATCCGCCGATTTCGCCGCCgccgaaagaaaaaattgtcgGCGAATTCGCCGCCGCCTAACTATTTAGTATCGAACGCCGCCGCcaatataaagtaaaacggCGCACAGGTCTACTTACGAAGAGTAACATACACATAATACCCACACTTGTAGTTGTAACTGTACTTATCAGATTGTTAACTTTAATGATaagtcatatttttcttttgcgttACGTTATAATCACCTATTAAGTCATGACTCAAATTTCAGTGTTTCACAAATCAAATAGGGagctataataatttaatcaaataatcaaagaagaaaattataattaacgatGTAAGTAAAacctatttatataaaaatcaaaatgattaaataaaacataaacagttaaaagttaaaatacgaGTTCATTAACCTTTAACGAACATATCAAACTTTTCTGGATGTTCAGAACTTGGTCAATGAGTCTCTGATTTTCCTGAAAatcttttacaattaaaacagCGAATAAAAGTGcagattacattttaaatcatGTCAACggattgtaattattttcaatggATCCTTAACACATATccttaacatattttattataaaataattgaaaatgcagcattaatatatcaaatctgaagaaatattgtcaaacTAGTAaattaacgttaaaaatatatttatgtaaaacttaaataaacttgaaaaagGCCTGATAACATAGgctgaaacatttttgtttttataagcTATTTTCAAATACACAAACGTGATCATCTAGCTCTGATTGTTTgcatcttatttaattttgattttgaattatttacagccttagaatatattttattcttaatttaaaaattatttatttaaagctatttgtaattaaactattattttgttaacagAATGTCATGCAAAGAAAAAGCTCCTAGAAGTAGAAGTAAACACTACACAAACATGGAGAGAAAAGTATTTGGCcaatttgtttcaaaattatttataagttgcGACAAAAGCTACCGATATGTCACGGACTGTAACATTATATGGTAGAGGGCGTCAGATATGCATGTGGCGAAACATCTCTGAACCATTGCACACCAAACGCGATGGGCAATGAGCAATGAGCGATATCCAATGAGAACTCTATTTTTTCCGGAAAAGTAGTTTTTAGTAAAGTTGCAAactatatataagaaatatgttAACCTAAACTTATAATCGTATTCTACAGAAtctcattttaaaaatatgttttagttACAAAGAAAATTGGAACTATATATTACTTAGCACATTTTGGAATCTAAATGCTCTATTGAAGCTTACTAAAATAGGAAGCATAATTCGAAGAATATTAAGTGATCGTAATTATATCATGAATGAggtatacttatattattataaatatatttcttaatattctaACTTTGATTACCttgtttatttgattattacaCAGATAAAACACCAAAACAAGTGCACATTAAATAAACTAGATACATCTGAGTCTAAcaataagagaaaaaagaattgtaagtttgttaatgttttattctAATACAGATAAACAGATATGCTAAACATGTCGGCGCCTCATCGTTCATGCCCGAATTGGTGCCATCTCCTCTTACgttcgtaattaattaattaactaaaattaattcttatagTTCGTGACTAAACTGTGACCATGTGACCAAACTCCTTTTACGTGAGAGCCTGACGCCACCTGTGATAGCGTGCGGATGCATATTTCtctaagaaaacaaaatttaactgaTTCTTGTTAGTGTTACGTAATCTTTCAGCTGTGATAGTTGTATCTGCTTATTTGGAATCCTTCTTGGATTGAAATAAGGTCGAGCTCACATCCAAGGCAGCGATTACGGCCAGCCGTATTCAGGATTTCTCTAACCCTTCCCGTCCACGTGCGCACCATGCCTCGCACCCATCTCTAAAGCGGCCCAAACAAGGGTACCCGGGTGAGTAAATCTCCTAATTCTGATCCTAATTCGCAAATTGTTTCGGACTACAGCGATTCGGATGCTGACAAACTGATGATCCTCCACCTCCTTCGAAAAGGAGGTATGACGCAATTAAATCTGTCACTGACCTTTCGACAATTTCTAACATTATCAGTGTCAATCCCCAAAGAACGACCCCCGATTCAGATTCCTGTTCCATTCGAACCTCTCCTAATGGTAAAAAGGCGTGTCAAAAAAGACCCGCAGACAAAGATCCTAATAGATTTGTCATAGATTCGGTTTCTATTCCTAAGAAGTCAAATAAAGATTCAGATTCTGATTGTAATCAGAAACAAGaacccaaaaaaaaaaaacattctggACGACTTGATTGGTAATAGATATGCCCACTCGAATCAGGGTCcatattacatttatgtaatattatataatta
The Linepithema humile isolate Giens D197 unplaced genomic scaffold, Lhum_UNIL_v1.0 unplaced_2, whole genome shotgun sequence genome window above contains:
- the LOC137001879 gene encoding uncharacterized protein isoform X2 codes for the protein MNNQRKTHIRRKQAFLSKAGVANYKVQKLKQFRLSQNIQRPTRNITKPKRYVTTSSQDEAPSLKKKKKPETEKPINLDKDVDEIRNAPNDASTTILPSQESERSNMSSWSLPIRDDVAVTNEKVAVDRSYTQLMSGTSTSITRVGGQLESTNRASTFTEDQSVRPNDSGALNPLLHLQSLQQMPQTSGCTGGYSETIMGNYRYQRHDRYDGYDYPYPSRDNYHETTQHEHATQHDHQHYWNAIIGEFNNMRKQLENMPTKEDFITITQKLDKLLKKQSNKMPMKPHCIPLKSVKEVQNFDNIDEEQYNEVVTYLKYLGGQTLDESVKFCMKQIITDEALNKYSLWGEKDRNLELYNTQLLYAVYEAVANSPYFAVPDQQKFYDAVKESIRFAKQRLRNSVRRQPGEKGRRTRRREEADAIFGTRNREEEEEISNREEEEEEG
- the LOC137001879 gene encoding uncharacterized protein isoform X3, with translation MNNQRKTHIRRKQAFLSKAGVANYKVQKLKQFRLSQNIQRPTRNITKPKRYVTTSSQDEAPSLKKKKKPETEKPINLDKDVDEIRNAPNDASTTILPSQESERSNMSSWSLPIRDDVAVTNEKVAVDRSYTQLMSGTSTSITRVGGQLESTNRASTFTEDQSVRPNDSGALNPLLHLQSLQQMPQTSGCTGGYSETIMGNYRYQRHDRYDGYDYPYPSRDNYHETTQHEHATQHDHQHYWNAIIGEFNNMRKQLENMPTKEDFITITQKLDKLLKKQSNKMPMKPHCIPLKSVKEVQNFDNIDEEQYNEVVTYLKYLGGQTLDESVKFCMKQIITDEALNKYSLWGEKDRNLELYNTQLLYAVYDNQERKVAEQGGARKQMPYLAQETEKRKKK